A genomic stretch from Bradyrhizobium quebecense includes:
- the thiC gene encoding phosphomethylpyrimidine synthase ThiC: MNIRSNPDTTLPAVTTGPLPSSRKIFATPEAAPDIRVPLREIILSEGAGEPNLPVYDTSGPYTDPAVTIDVNSGLPRNRLAWVKERGGVEEYQGRDIKPEDNGNVGASHAAKAFTAHHRPLRGLDGHKITQLEFARAGIITKEMIYVAERENLGRKQQLERAEAALADGESFGAAVPAFITPEFVRSEIARGRAIIPSNINHAELEPMIIGRNFLTKINANIGNSAVTSSVEEEVDKMVWAIRWGADTVMDLSTGRNIHTTREWILRNSPVPIGTVPIYQALEKCDGDPVKLTWELYKDTLIEQCEQGVDYFTIHAGVRLSYIHLTANRVTGIVSRGGSIMAKWCLAHHKESFLYTHFDEICDLMRKYDVSFSLGDGLRPGSIADANDRAQFAELETLGELTKIAWDKGCQVMIEGPGHVPMHKIKINMDKQLKECGEAPFYTLGPLTTDIAPGYDHITSGIGAAMIGWFGCAMLCYVTPKEHLGLPDRNDVKVGVITYKIAAHASDLAKGHPAAQLRDDALSRARFDFRWQDQFNLGLDPETAKNFHDETLPKEAHKVAHFCSMCGPKFCSMKITQDVRDYAATLNDSTGVGASISGTIEDGMAQMSAKFKEMGESLYLDADKVKESNRVL, translated from the coding sequence ATGAACATCCGCTCCAACCCCGACACCACGCTCCCCGCCGTCACCACCGGCCCGTTGCCCTCATCGCGCAAGATCTTTGCAACGCCGGAGGCCGCACCCGACATCCGCGTTCCCTTGCGCGAGATCATCCTGTCGGAAGGCGCCGGCGAGCCGAACCTGCCGGTCTACGACACCTCGGGCCCCTACACCGATCCGGCCGTGACGATCGACGTCAACAGCGGCCTGCCGCGCAATCGCCTCGCCTGGGTCAAGGAGCGCGGCGGCGTCGAGGAATATCAGGGCCGCGACATCAAGCCGGAGGACAACGGCAATGTCGGCGCATCCCATGCCGCCAAGGCCTTCACCGCGCATCACAGGCCCTTGCGCGGCCTCGACGGCCACAAGATCACGCAGCTCGAATTCGCCCGCGCCGGCATCATCACCAAGGAGATGATCTACGTCGCCGAGCGCGAGAATCTCGGCCGCAAGCAGCAGCTCGAGCGCGCGGAAGCCGCCCTCGCCGATGGCGAGAGCTTCGGCGCCGCGGTGCCGGCCTTCATCACGCCGGAATTCGTCCGCAGCGAGATCGCGCGGGGACGGGCCATCATCCCCAGCAACATCAACCATGCCGAGCTCGAGCCGATGATCATCGGCCGCAATTTCCTGACCAAGATCAACGCCAATATCGGCAACTCGGCGGTGACCTCGTCGGTCGAGGAAGAGGTCGACAAGATGGTGTGGGCGATCCGCTGGGGCGCCGACACCGTGATGGACCTTTCCACCGGCCGCAACATCCACACCACCCGCGAATGGATTTTGCGCAACTCGCCGGTGCCGATCGGCACGGTGCCGATCTACCAGGCGCTGGAGAAGTGCGACGGCGATCCGGTCAAGCTGACCTGGGAGCTCTACAAGGACACCCTGATCGAGCAGTGCGAGCAGGGCGTCGACTATTTCACGATCCACGCCGGCGTGCGGCTGTCCTACATCCACCTCACCGCGAACCGCGTCACCGGCATCGTGTCGCGCGGCGGCTCGATCATGGCGAAGTGGTGCCTCGCGCATCACAAGGAGAGCTTCCTCTACACCCATTTCGACGAGATCTGCGACCTCATGCGCAAGTATGACGTCTCGTTCTCGCTCGGCGACGGCCTGCGCCCCGGCTCGATCGCCGACGCCAACGACCGCGCGCAGTTCGCCGAACTGGAGACGCTTGGCGAGCTGACCAAGATCGCGTGGGACAAGGGCTGCCAGGTCATGATCGAGGGCCCCGGCCACGTGCCGATGCACAAGATCAAGATCAACATGGACAAGCAGCTCAAGGAATGCGGCGAGGCGCCGTTCTATACGCTTGGGCCGCTGACCACGGACATCGCGCCGGGCTACGACCACATCACCTCGGGCATCGGTGCGGCGATGATCGGCTGGTTCGGCTGCGCGATGCTCTGCTACGTCACGCCGAAGGAGCATCTCGGCCTGCCCGACCGCAACGACGTCAAGGTCGGCGTCATCACCTACAAGATCGCCGCCCACGCCTCTGACCTCGCCAAGGGCCACCCCGCCGCGCAGCTCCGCGACGATGCATTGAGCCGCGCCCGCTTCGACTTCCGCTGGCAGGACCAGTTCAACCTCGGCCTCGACCCCGAGACCGCGAAGAACTTCCACGACGAGACCCTGCCGAAGGAAGCCCACAAGGTCGCGCATTTCTGCTCGATGTGCGGCCCGAAATTCTGCTCGATGAAGATCACCCAGGACGTCCGCGACTACGCCGCGACGCTGAACGACTCGACCGGCGTCGGGGCGTCGATCTCAGGCACCATCGAGGACGGCATGGCGCAGATGAGCGCCAAGTTCAAGGAGATGGGCGAGAGCCTGTATCTCGATGCGGACAAGGTGAAGGAGAGCAACAGGGTGTTGTGA
- a CDS encoding thiazole synthase: MVTFYGKSFPSRLLIGTALYPSPAIMQNAIRASGASIVTVSLRREAAGGKTGDAFWSLIRELGVTVLPNTAGCRSVREAVTTAKLARELFGTPWIKLEVIADNDTLQPDVVGLVEAATILIKDGFEVFPYCTEDFSVASRLVEAGCKVVMPWAAPIGSAKGITNRDALKLLRDRLPDITLVVDAGLGAPSHAAEALELGYDAVLLNTAVAKAADPVAMANGFRLGVEAGRTAYEAGLMEARDFASPSTPVVGTPFWHAVS; encoded by the coding sequence ATGGTCACCTTCTACGGCAAATCCTTCCCGTCACGCCTGCTGATCGGCACGGCGCTGTATCCGTCGCCTGCGATCATGCAGAACGCGATCCGCGCCTCGGGCGCCAGCATCGTCACCGTGTCGCTCCGCCGTGAAGCCGCGGGCGGCAAGACCGGCGATGCGTTCTGGTCGCTGATCCGCGAACTCGGCGTCACCGTGCTGCCGAACACCGCCGGCTGCCGCAGCGTGCGCGAGGCGGTGACGACGGCAAAGCTCGCGCGCGAATTGTTCGGCACGCCCTGGATCAAGCTCGAGGTGATCGCCGACAACGACACGCTGCAGCCCGACGTGGTCGGCCTGGTCGAGGCCGCCACCATCCTGATCAAGGACGGTTTTGAGGTGTTCCCCTATTGCACCGAGGATTTCTCGGTCGCCTCGCGGCTGGTCGAGGCTGGCTGCAAGGTGGTGATGCCGTGGGCCGCGCCGATCGGCAGCGCCAAGGGCATCACTAACCGCGACGCGCTGAAACTGCTGCGCGACCGCCTGCCCGACATCACGCTGGTGGTCGATGCTGGCCTCGGCGCGCCGTCGCATGCCGCCGAAGCGCTCGAGCTCGGCTACGACGCCGTGCTGCTCAACACCGCGGTGGCGAAAGCCGCCGATCCGGTCGCGATGGCCAATGGCTTCCGGCTCGGCGTCGAGGCCGGCCGCACCGCCTATGAAGCCGGGCTGATGGAAGCCCGCGACTTCGCCTCCCCCTCCACTCCTGTCGTTGGGACCCCGTTCTGGCATGCCGTATCCTGA
- the tnpA gene encoding IS66-like element accessory protein TnpA, protein MSDDDQKLRVRLVGRNGRRRYEAASKERLVAACLEPGVSVSRLALEHGVNANLLRKWIKKHSATRSLPPSSRPAFIPVQLEGKSERDLSRKDSVATVDLPAYDEVRGSEPKGTPAFCSPAKVSVSLPNGVKLALECGDVDALTAIIGALGDV, encoded by the coding sequence ATGAGCGACGATGATCAGAAACTGCGGGTCAGGCTTGTCGGCCGGAACGGTCGCCGGCGCTACGAGGCGGCATCGAAAGAGCGTCTTGTCGCGGCCTGCCTTGAGCCTGGGGTTTCGGTATCGAGGCTTGCACTCGAACATGGGGTCAACGCGAACCTCCTTCGGAAGTGGATCAAGAAGCACAGCGCGACCAGGTCGCTGCCGCCGTCCTCACGCCCGGCGTTCATCCCGGTTCAGCTTGAGGGGAAGTCCGAGCGGGACCTGTCGCGAAAAGACAGCGTGGCGACGGTTGATTTGCCGGCTTACGATGAAGTGCGTGGTTCGGAACCCAAAGGGACTCCAGCTTTTTGTTCTCCGGCCAAAGTGAGCGTGTCGCTGCCGAATGGCGTGAAGCTCGCGCTGGAATGCGGCGATGTGGATGCATTGACGGCGATCATCGGAGCGCTGGGCGATGTTTAG
- the tnpB gene encoding IS66 family insertion sequence element accessory protein TnpB (TnpB, as the term is used for proteins encoded by IS66 family insertion elements, is considered an accessory protein, since TnpC, encoded by a neighboring gene, is a DDE family transposase.) yields the protein MFRLGDDLQVYLHREPIDFRAGINSLAVLVQETMALDPFTPAVFAFCNRRCDRMKLLFFDRSGFVLVLKRLTEDRFRWPRRQEAIVTLTTEQLHWILDGIDIDAMVRHPVRQYQVAG from the coding sequence ATGTTTAGACTGGGCGATGACCTGCAGGTCTATCTGCACCGTGAGCCGATCGACTTCCGGGCTGGCATCAACAGCCTTGCGGTCCTGGTCCAGGAGACGATGGCGCTCGATCCATTCACTCCGGCGGTTTTTGCGTTCTGCAATCGCCGTTGCGACCGGATGAAGCTTCTGTTCTTCGATCGGTCCGGCTTTGTACTGGTCCTGAAGCGGCTGACCGAAGACAGGTTCCGATGGCCGCGCCGCCAGGAGGCGATCGTCACGCTGACGACGGAGCAATTGCACTGGATCCTTGACGGCATCGATATCGATGCGATGGTCCGCCATCCGGTGCGGCAATATCAGGTTGCCGGCTGA
- a CDS encoding abortive infection family protein — protein sequence MADAPALERKPLSTLVDQRLAHSRYDAVYADWVKSIDRLDEDRDGALTAARAMLETLCKTALNELDVSYDDTWDLPKLYYAVASNLGISPTQHTDSLFKSVFGASQTIVARVGEMRNKLGDAHGKANLNRAVPRHHAELAVNLAGSICCFVISCLESAVAAKKLRTANGDVILKFEVATVWRLVDHARNAPISMPWYGRTRPKRALWLVGDAGIYLMSNGQPAMDQKGNLIKKKKSVGVQRLVAPALGCDPTCNSFEDWWPLHGAIDNGSDFSIAIAIKAFESILPACKSQIVIILNPKEYRLLSDVQLLKL from the coding sequence TTGGCTGATGCCCCGGCGCTTGAACGCAAGCCCTTATCAACCCTTGTTGACCAGCGGCTCGCGCATTCGCGATATGATGCAGTCTATGCGGATTGGGTGAAGTCGATTGATCGACTGGATGAAGATCGCGATGGTGCCCTAACCGCGGCTCGCGCAATGCTGGAGACTTTGTGCAAGACTGCATTAAATGAGCTTGATGTGTCGTATGACGACACATGGGACTTGCCGAAGCTGTATTACGCTGTTGCGTCCAATCTAGGAATTTCGCCTACACAGCACACCGATTCGTTGTTCAAGTCGGTTTTTGGGGCTAGCCAAACCATCGTTGCTCGCGTGGGCGAAATGCGCAACAAGCTCGGCGATGCGCACGGCAAGGCAAACTTGAATCGTGCCGTGCCACGACATCACGCAGAACTTGCTGTGAATCTTGCGGGATCAATTTGCTGTTTTGTAATCTCCTGTTTGGAAAGTGCAGTTGCCGCAAAGAAGCTGCGAACCGCCAATGGCGATGTGATCCTGAAGTTCGAGGTTGCAACTGTGTGGCGTCTTGTCGATCACGCTAGAAATGCTCCAATCTCGATGCCGTGGTATGGGAGGACGCGGCCAAAGCGGGCACTCTGGCTTGTTGGCGATGCCGGAATATATTTGATGAGCAACGGTCAGCCGGCGATGGATCAAAAGGGAAATCTCATAAAAAAGAAGAAGAGCGTTGGCGTCCAAAGACTGGTGGCGCCAGCACTCGGCTGCGACCCCACATGCAATTCCTTTGAAGATTGGTGGCCACTGCACGGCGCGATCGACAATGGAAGCGACTTTTCTATCGCAATTGCGATCAAGGCGTTCGAGTCGATCTTACCCGCGTGCAAATCGCAAATCGTGATCATTTTGAATCCGAAGGAGTATAGGCTTCTCAGCGATGTGCAGCTTCTTAAGCTGTAG
- a CDS encoding thiamine phosphate synthase: MPYPDPFYPVVDSIEWVERLTKLGVGTIQLRAKELDDAEALQIVSDALAVTKGTGTKLVVNDYWRAAIVAGAEHLHLGQEDLADADLSEIRKAKLTLGVSTHDDSELATALAAKPDYVALGPIFFTTLKSMRFEPQGIPKITEWKKRIGAIPLVAIGGIKFEHAAEIFAAGADSIAVVSDVTQNADPDARVRQWLGLNAEAA, encoded by the coding sequence ATGCCGTATCCTGATCCGTTCTATCCCGTCGTCGACAGCATCGAATGGGTCGAACGCCTGACCAAGCTCGGCGTCGGCACCATCCAGCTGCGCGCCAAAGAGCTCGACGATGCCGAGGCGTTGCAGATCGTCAGCGACGCGCTCGCCGTCACGAAGGGCACGGGCACAAAACTCGTCGTCAATGACTATTGGCGCGCGGCGATCGTCGCCGGCGCCGAGCATCTGCATCTCGGCCAGGAAGACCTCGCCGACGCTGACCTCTCTGAAATCCGCAAGGCAAAACTCACGCTCGGCGTCTCCACCCATGACGATTCCGAGCTCGCGACCGCGCTCGCCGCCAAGCCCGACTACGTCGCGCTCGGCCCGATCTTCTTCACCACGCTGAAGTCGATGCGGTTCGAGCCGCAGGGCATACCGAAGATCACCGAGTGGAAGAAGCGCATCGGCGCGATCCCCCTGGTCGCGATCGGCGGCATCAAGTTCGAGCACGCCGCCGAGATCTTCGCCGCCGGCGCCGATTCGATCGCCGTTGTCTCTGACGTCACCCAGAACGCCGACCCCGACGCGCGGGTGCGGCAATGGCTCGGCCTCAACGCGGAGGCCGCGTGA